A genomic segment from Paenibacillus sp. FSL K6-1096 encodes:
- a CDS encoding sugar ABC transporter permease: protein MSGRSNKLSPYLFISPALLLFGFVVLVPVLMTFVFSFYDWNGIGTMHFTGFDNYIRAFQDQVYINSYGHTLIYIVATVFVEVIAGLGLAGLITMGRKGSGIFRLAFFVPVMLPMIVVSYLWKFVYNSDFGLINILLEKIGLASWTRVWLGNPDTALYAICIVSGWVYAGFYMTIFYSGIQRISKEVYESAYLDGAGEAQIFFKIKVPMIRNLVETGIMLCVLTGFQSFDLFYVMTNGGPYNSTEIVTTYLVKVVFTHMSIGYGSALAVIMTIVIAVIGLVAGRINKKDSSVLEY from the coding sequence ATGTCCGGCCGAAGCAATAAGCTCTCTCCCTACCTGTTCATCTCTCCAGCCCTCCTGCTGTTTGGCTTCGTGGTCCTTGTCCCCGTCCTGATGACGTTCGTATTCAGCTTCTATGACTGGAACGGGATCGGCACGATGCATTTCACCGGCTTCGACAATTATATCCGCGCTTTTCAGGACCAGGTCTACATTAACTCCTACGGACACACGCTGATCTATATTGTGGCTACGGTCTTCGTTGAGGTCATTGCCGGACTCGGACTGGCAGGCTTAATCACGATGGGCCGCAAGGGCAGCGGCATCTTCCGGCTTGCCTTCTTCGTGCCTGTCATGCTGCCGATGATTGTCGTCTCCTATCTATGGAAGTTCGTCTATAATTCCGATTTCGGCCTTATTAATATCCTCCTGGAGAAAATCGGCCTTGCGAGCTGGACCCGTGTCTGGCTGGGCAACCCCGATACCGCGCTTTATGCCATCTGTATCGTGTCCGGCTGGGTGTACGCAGGCTTTTATATGACCATCTTCTATTCCGGCATCCAGCGCATCTCCAAAGAAGTCTATGAATCGGCCTATCTGGACGGCGCGGGGGAAGCACAGATCTTCTTCAAGATTAAAGTCCCGATGATCCGTAATCTGGTGGAGACCGGCATTATGCTGTGTGTGCTCACCGGCTTCCAGTCCTTCGATCTGTTCTATGTCATGACGAACGGCGGGCCTTATAATTCAACCGAGATCGTGACCACCTATCTGGTCAAAGTCGTCTTCACCCATATGAGCATCGGCTACGGCTCCGCGCTGGCTGTCATCATGACGATTGTGA